From a region of the Salvelinus alpinus chromosome 2, SLU_Salpinus.1, whole genome shotgun sequence genome:
- the LOC139567700 gene encoding CD276 antigen homolog isoform X2 gives MTSATSFLFFAIHLACIRAGNSSFVKLECKTEYHGVYGQQLILGCIVKPMVENVTIKTVTWKRMGAAAKDDANLLEYHRDKMDLTPGFTFAEPSWNKNNMNVSLLLTNTKMADKGVYECMVNTDRGDTTATISLSVTAKYKTPTMSSIPETNIKENTDVTIFCNSTGGHQTGLIWWFDQFGSNWTRSAELVAKETDDGLFSLSSKFTVLKATSSYTNYTCKVLNVNGAEEGMASFVIQFAPRDLGSKADHLGIVSTTKWLTPVVVIGSLIIGLLAALLLFKRRSAQRARRQSTFPLMSGHQTDTRHDQDVEAEGLNSDRN, from the exons ATGACTTCAGCTACCAGCTTCCTGTTTTTTGCGATCCATTTAGCCTGTATCAGAGCTGGAAATTCCT CATTTGTCAAACTGGAGTGTAAAACAGAATACCATGGGGTTTATGGTCAGCAGTTAATTCTAGGGTGCATTGTCAAACCTATGGTTGAGAATGTGACCATCAAAACGGTGACCTGGAAGAGAATGGGAGCTGCTGCTAAAGATGATGCTAATTTGTTGGAATACCATAGAGATAAAATGGACCTAACCCCTGGGTTTACATTTGCTGAGCCGTCCTGGAACAAGAATAATATGAATGTGTCCTTGTTGTTGACAAATACCAAGATGGCCGACAAGGGGGTGTATGAATGCATGGTGAACACAGACCGTGGTGATACTACAGCTACAATCAGCCTCAGTGTCACAG ctaAGTACAAGACTCCAACCATGAGCTCCATCCCTGAGACCAACATCAAAGAGAACACAGATGTGACCATTTTCTGCAACTCTACAGGCGGGCACCAGACAGGGTTGATCTGGTGGTTTGACCAGTTTGGCAGCAATTGGACGCGCAGTGCTGAACTGGTGGCCAAAGAGACTGACGATGGACTGTTCAGCCTCTCCAGTAAATTCACAGTGCTGAAGGCTACATCCAGTTACACAAACTACACGTGCAAAGTGCTCAATGTCAATGGTGCCGAGGAGGGGATGGCATCATTTGTGATCCAGTTTGCGCCGCGAGACTTAG GTAGTAAAGCTGACCACTTGGGTATTGTGTCCACTACCAAATGGCTAACCCCGGTTGTAGTCATAGGATCTCTGATCATTGGACTCCTTGCTGCACTGCTGTTATTTAAGAGGCGCTCTGCCCAAC GAGCTCGAAGGCAGTCCACCTTCCCATTAATGA GTGGCCACCAAACAGATACCAGGCATGATCAAGATGTTGAGGCAGAAG GTCTAAACAGTGACAGGAACTGA
- the LOC139567700 gene encoding CD276 antigen homolog isoform X1 encodes MTSATSFLFFAIHLACIRAGNSCKSFVKLECKTEYHGVYGQQLILGCIVKPMVENVTIKTVTWKRMGAAAKDDANLLEYHRDKMDLTPGFTFAEPSWNKNNMNVSLLLTNTKMADKGVYECMVNTDRGDTTATISLSVTAKYKTPTMSSIPETNIKENTDVTIFCNSTGGHQTGLIWWFDQFGSNWTRSAELVAKETDDGLFSLSSKFTVLKATSSYTNYTCKVLNVNGAEEGMASFVIQFAPRDLGSKADHLGIVSTTKWLTPVVVIGSLIIGLLAALLLFKRRSAQRARRQSTFPLMSGHQTDTRHDQDVEAEGLNSDRN; translated from the exons ATGACTTCAGCTACCAGCTTCCTGTTTTTTGCGATCCATTTAGCCTGTATCAGAGCTGGAAATTCCTGTAAGT CATTTGTCAAACTGGAGTGTAAAACAGAATACCATGGGGTTTATGGTCAGCAGTTAATTCTAGGGTGCATTGTCAAACCTATGGTTGAGAATGTGACCATCAAAACGGTGACCTGGAAGAGAATGGGAGCTGCTGCTAAAGATGATGCTAATTTGTTGGAATACCATAGAGATAAAATGGACCTAACCCCTGGGTTTACATTTGCTGAGCCGTCCTGGAACAAGAATAATATGAATGTGTCCTTGTTGTTGACAAATACCAAGATGGCCGACAAGGGGGTGTATGAATGCATGGTGAACACAGACCGTGGTGATACTACAGCTACAATCAGCCTCAGTGTCACAG ctaAGTACAAGACTCCAACCATGAGCTCCATCCCTGAGACCAACATCAAAGAGAACACAGATGTGACCATTTTCTGCAACTCTACAGGCGGGCACCAGACAGGGTTGATCTGGTGGTTTGACCAGTTTGGCAGCAATTGGACGCGCAGTGCTGAACTGGTGGCCAAAGAGACTGACGATGGACTGTTCAGCCTCTCCAGTAAATTCACAGTGCTGAAGGCTACATCCAGTTACACAAACTACACGTGCAAAGTGCTCAATGTCAATGGTGCCGAGGAGGGGATGGCATCATTTGTGATCCAGTTTGCGCCGCGAGACTTAG GTAGTAAAGCTGACCACTTGGGTATTGTGTCCACTACCAAATGGCTAACCCCGGTTGTAGTCATAGGATCTCTGATCATTGGACTCCTTGCTGCACTGCTGTTATTTAAGAGGCGCTCTGCCCAAC GAGCTCGAAGGCAGTCCACCTTCCCATTAATGA GTGGCCACCAAACAGATACCAGGCATGATCAAGATGTTGAGGCAGAAG GTCTAAACAGTGACAGGAACTGA
- the LOC139567700 gene encoding CD276 antigen homolog isoform X4, with protein sequence MTSATSFLFFAIHLACIRAGNSSFVKLECKTEYHGVYGQQLILGCIVKPMVENVTIKTVTWKRMGAAAKDDANLLEYHRDKMDLTPGFTFAEPSWNKNNMNVSLLLTNTKMADKGVYECMVNTDRGDTTATISLSVTAKYKTPTMSSIPETNIKENTDVTIFCNSTGGHQTGLIWWFDQFGSNWTRSAELVAKETDDGLFSLSSKFTVLKATSSYTNYTCKVLNVNGAEEGMASFVIQFAPRDLGSKADHLGIVSTTKWLTPVVVIGSLIIGLLAALLLFKRRSAQRGHQTDTRHDQDVEAEGLNSDRN encoded by the exons ATGACTTCAGCTACCAGCTTCCTGTTTTTTGCGATCCATTTAGCCTGTATCAGAGCTGGAAATTCCT CATTTGTCAAACTGGAGTGTAAAACAGAATACCATGGGGTTTATGGTCAGCAGTTAATTCTAGGGTGCATTGTCAAACCTATGGTTGAGAATGTGACCATCAAAACGGTGACCTGGAAGAGAATGGGAGCTGCTGCTAAAGATGATGCTAATTTGTTGGAATACCATAGAGATAAAATGGACCTAACCCCTGGGTTTACATTTGCTGAGCCGTCCTGGAACAAGAATAATATGAATGTGTCCTTGTTGTTGACAAATACCAAGATGGCCGACAAGGGGGTGTATGAATGCATGGTGAACACAGACCGTGGTGATACTACAGCTACAATCAGCCTCAGTGTCACAG ctaAGTACAAGACTCCAACCATGAGCTCCATCCCTGAGACCAACATCAAAGAGAACACAGATGTGACCATTTTCTGCAACTCTACAGGCGGGCACCAGACAGGGTTGATCTGGTGGTTTGACCAGTTTGGCAGCAATTGGACGCGCAGTGCTGAACTGGTGGCCAAAGAGACTGACGATGGACTGTTCAGCCTCTCCAGTAAATTCACAGTGCTGAAGGCTACATCCAGTTACACAAACTACACGTGCAAAGTGCTCAATGTCAATGGTGCCGAGGAGGGGATGGCATCATTTGTGATCCAGTTTGCGCCGCGAGACTTAG GTAGTAAAGCTGACCACTTGGGTATTGTGTCCACTACCAAATGGCTAACCCCGGTTGTAGTCATAGGATCTCTGATCATTGGACTCCTTGCTGCACTGCTGTTATTTAAGAGGCGCTCTGCCCAAC GTGGCCACCAAACAGATACCAGGCATGATCAAGATGTTGAGGCAGAAG GTCTAAACAGTGACAGGAACTGA
- the LOC139551229 gene encoding ADP-ribosylation factor-binding protein GGA3-like — protein sequence MPSPPSRPKNPVFENEEKSKRLAELLKSKKPEDLQEANRLIKNMVKEDEVRLQRASKRSGTLEEVNNSVKLLNEMLSHFSRDQSTDGDKELIKELYGDCDKLRGTVFKLATETEDNDGSLGDILQASDDLSRVINSYKRIVEGQTVNGEMEPLGLSTTTQYFCSCINWGTRHTPFDMEHSCAHVF from the exons ATGCCGTCGCCCCCCTCCCGGCCCAAGAACCCTGTGTTTGAGAACGAGGAGAAGAGCAAG cgacTGGCTGAGCTTCTGAAGAGCAAAAAGCCTGAGGATCTACAGGAGGCCAACCGCCTCATCAAAAACATGGTCAAAGAG GATGAGGTGAGGCTGCAGAGAGCGTCGAAGCGCAGCGGCACCCTGGAGGAGGTCAacaacagtgttaaactgctcaACGAGATGCTCAGCCACTTCAGCAGGGACCAATCAACAGACGGAGACAAGGAGCTTATCAAA GAGCTTTACGGTGACTGTGACAAGTTGAGGGGGACTGTGTTCAAGCTGgccacagagacagaggacaatgACGGCAGCTTAG GTGACATATTGCAGGCCAGTGATGACCTGTCCCGTGTCATCAACTCCTATAAGAGGATTGTGGAAGGACAGACTGTCAATGGAGAGATGGAGCCACTTGGACTGTCAACTACTACACAAT ATTTCTGCTCTTGCATCAATTGGGGGACAAGACACACACCCTTTGACATGGAACATTCTTGCGCACATGTTTTCTGA
- the LOC139567700 gene encoding CD276 antigen homolog isoform X6, translating into MADKGVYECMVNTDRGDTTATISLSVTAKYKTPTMSSIPETNIKENTDVTIFCNSTGGHQTGLIWWFDQFGSNWTRSAELVAKETDDGLFSLSSKFTVLKATSSYTNYTCKVLNVNGAEEGMASFVIQFAPRDLGSKADHLGIVSTTKWLTPVVVIGSLIIGLLAALLLFKRRSAQRGHQTDTRHDQDVEAEGLNSDRN; encoded by the exons ATGGCCGACAAGGGGGTGTATGAATGCATGGTGAACACAGACCGTGGTGATACTACAGCTACAATCAGCCTCAGTGTCACAG ctaAGTACAAGACTCCAACCATGAGCTCCATCCCTGAGACCAACATCAAAGAGAACACAGATGTGACCATTTTCTGCAACTCTACAGGCGGGCACCAGACAGGGTTGATCTGGTGGTTTGACCAGTTTGGCAGCAATTGGACGCGCAGTGCTGAACTGGTGGCCAAAGAGACTGACGATGGACTGTTCAGCCTCTCCAGTAAATTCACAGTGCTGAAGGCTACATCCAGTTACACAAACTACACGTGCAAAGTGCTCAATGTCAATGGTGCCGAGGAGGGGATGGCATCATTTGTGATCCAGTTTGCGCCGCGAGACTTAG GTAGTAAAGCTGACCACTTGGGTATTGTGTCCACTACCAAATGGCTAACCCCGGTTGTAGTCATAGGATCTCTGATCATTGGACTCCTTGCTGCACTGCTGTTATTTAAGAGGCGCTCTGCCCAAC GTGGCCACCAAACAGATACCAGGCATGATCAAGATGTTGAGGCAGAAG GTCTAAACAGTGACAGGAACTGA
- the LOC139567700 gene encoding CD276 antigen homolog isoform X5 produces MADKGVYECMVNTDRGDTTATISLSVTAKYKTPTMSSIPETNIKENTDVTIFCNSTGGHQTGLIWWFDQFGSNWTRSAELVAKETDDGLFSLSSKFTVLKATSSYTNYTCKVLNVNGAEEGMASFVIQFAPRDLGSKADHLGIVSTTKWLTPVVVIGSLIIGLLAALLLFKRRSAQRARRQSTFPLMSGHQTDTRHDQDVEAEGLNSDRN; encoded by the exons ATGGCCGACAAGGGGGTGTATGAATGCATGGTGAACACAGACCGTGGTGATACTACAGCTACAATCAGCCTCAGTGTCACAG ctaAGTACAAGACTCCAACCATGAGCTCCATCCCTGAGACCAACATCAAAGAGAACACAGATGTGACCATTTTCTGCAACTCTACAGGCGGGCACCAGACAGGGTTGATCTGGTGGTTTGACCAGTTTGGCAGCAATTGGACGCGCAGTGCTGAACTGGTGGCCAAAGAGACTGACGATGGACTGTTCAGCCTCTCCAGTAAATTCACAGTGCTGAAGGCTACATCCAGTTACACAAACTACACGTGCAAAGTGCTCAATGTCAATGGTGCCGAGGAGGGGATGGCATCATTTGTGATCCAGTTTGCGCCGCGAGACTTAG GTAGTAAAGCTGACCACTTGGGTATTGTGTCCACTACCAAATGGCTAACCCCGGTTGTAGTCATAGGATCTCTGATCATTGGACTCCTTGCTGCACTGCTGTTATTTAAGAGGCGCTCTGCCCAAC GAGCTCGAAGGCAGTCCACCTTCCCATTAATGA GTGGCCACCAAACAGATACCAGGCATGATCAAGATGTTGAGGCAGAAG GTCTAAACAGTGACAGGAACTGA
- the LOC139567700 gene encoding CD276 antigen homolog isoform X3 yields the protein MTSATSFLFFAIHLACIRAGNSCKSFVKLECKTEYHGVYGQQLILGCIVKPMVENVTIKTVTWKRMGAAAKDDANLLEYHRDKMDLTPGFTFAEPSWNKNNMNVSLLLTNTKMADKGVYECMVNTDRGDTTATISLSVTAKYKTPTMSSIPETNIKENTDVTIFCNSTGGHQTGLIWWFDQFGSNWTRSAELVAKETDDGLFSLSSKFTVLKATSSYTNYTCKVLNVNGAEEGMASFVIQFAPRDLGSKADHLGIVSTTKWLTPVVVIGSLIIGLLAALLLFKRRSAQRGHQTDTRHDQDVEAEGLNSDRN from the exons ATGACTTCAGCTACCAGCTTCCTGTTTTTTGCGATCCATTTAGCCTGTATCAGAGCTGGAAATTCCTGTAAGT CATTTGTCAAACTGGAGTGTAAAACAGAATACCATGGGGTTTATGGTCAGCAGTTAATTCTAGGGTGCATTGTCAAACCTATGGTTGAGAATGTGACCATCAAAACGGTGACCTGGAAGAGAATGGGAGCTGCTGCTAAAGATGATGCTAATTTGTTGGAATACCATAGAGATAAAATGGACCTAACCCCTGGGTTTACATTTGCTGAGCCGTCCTGGAACAAGAATAATATGAATGTGTCCTTGTTGTTGACAAATACCAAGATGGCCGACAAGGGGGTGTATGAATGCATGGTGAACACAGACCGTGGTGATACTACAGCTACAATCAGCCTCAGTGTCACAG ctaAGTACAAGACTCCAACCATGAGCTCCATCCCTGAGACCAACATCAAAGAGAACACAGATGTGACCATTTTCTGCAACTCTACAGGCGGGCACCAGACAGGGTTGATCTGGTGGTTTGACCAGTTTGGCAGCAATTGGACGCGCAGTGCTGAACTGGTGGCCAAAGAGACTGACGATGGACTGTTCAGCCTCTCCAGTAAATTCACAGTGCTGAAGGCTACATCCAGTTACACAAACTACACGTGCAAAGTGCTCAATGTCAATGGTGCCGAGGAGGGGATGGCATCATTTGTGATCCAGTTTGCGCCGCGAGACTTAG GTAGTAAAGCTGACCACTTGGGTATTGTGTCCACTACCAAATGGCTAACCCCGGTTGTAGTCATAGGATCTCTGATCATTGGACTCCTTGCTGCACTGCTGTTATTTAAGAGGCGCTCTGCCCAAC GTGGCCACCAAACAGATACCAGGCATGATCAAGATGTTGAGGCAGAAG GTCTAAACAGTGACAGGAACTGA